The sequence GGATCTTCTTCACCTTCGTAGTAATCTGCCTGCTTCGCATGTCCTGTTCCAGGAGTACGTGTactgttttaatttatatgatataCGGACCATACTACGGTGGTTATTCTGATGAGTTGGTCCCACGATTTGTGATGATGTCAATTTTGAATGTCAAATTTATCGTAACATTCTGACCCAAGACAACTTACTCATTaagttaaattatcaaaatcataaagTTCTGAATATTTAAGTTTGAGTTAGTGGTTGCCTTAGTTTTAGttttattcataaataatttaattttatatatatatatatatatatatatatatatatatatatatatgataacgtTTGGAATCATGCTCGAAAGATGTacggaaataatattttttttttgtgaccATCAATAAAAGTGGAGTCATCATCTGAGTAAAGATGCATTTGATTGATGAGTATCTCGATATTGTAAAATGCAAAAGGATTCGGATAGAGGTTTGTAAATCATTTTAAAATAAGTTACAATAGGTAAGAgaagatataataaaaaaaaagacaaaagccGAAGAAGAAATCATAGGGCTACACAAGAACTAGATTATGACGACTACGAGGGTCGTGGTAATGAAATTAACCTATATCTCAGAGTTGGTATTCGTGCATCATTATAGTATCAATATATTTACGATGAAGTAATGATGCATCGCCGGAGGTCGGTCAACGTAAGACAGCCAACTACCCATTCTCAGTTAActcgaactagtagcatgagacGGTGGAATCTGTGATTTTATGAGAGGATTTGGTAGGAGATCCGTAccatatattattgatattgatccgcaagttTATCCTTCACAAACAACGAAATAGACACGGATTGACaatacatatataaaaaaaagaagcgGGATATTGAAAAGACAATTGTAAAATGGTTTAACTTCTACGAGATTCCAATAAACACAACTCAACTCAAGTTCTATATTATCATAACATagtcttttttattaaaaaatctagCATGGGGATCCAATCTCTAACACCGAGCGAGAGCCACGGTATATATTTAGATGAGGAGATGACATAATTGAAGGATTGCATGAAATCCTTCAAGAGGTTATGGGACAAATATGaggtgacattgatgtgtgacagttAGACAAtgtcaacaagaatgagtatcattaatttttttgtcTATTACAATAGATaggtggtgtttcataagtcaaTTAATACTTCCGACAAGATTCAATATACAAATTATATTGAAAACTTAATTGATACTATAGTAGAGGAGATCAAATTACAATATATTGTTTAGATACTCATCGAGCCAATTTTAAGGTCAGTTTACAattgatagaaaaaagaaaaatattgtttTAGACTCCATGTGTAGCTCATTATATGGATCTAATGCTGAAAGATATTAGCGAGCAATCATCAATAagtgtgtagctcgagcacaatcgattacaaagtttatatataattatcatttGGTCTACTCTTTAACGAAAAGTATATAAATGGTGAGATCTCAAGTGATTTGCTATAAACTTCATTACCTTAAAACTAAGATAGTAAAAGAGATAGGGCCTCAAAACAATGGGCATCTCACAAGAATGGCTCGAATCTAGGTATTTGAGATCGAGCAAAGGAAAGAAGATGgaaaaaatcattcttttttctAGATTTTGAGAGATTgtgaataaaattataaaatgtgTGGAACCACTTTACCTTATCCTTCGTAGGTCGATATTGACAAATATCCATAAATGCTTATCTCATACATATATTAATTATAGTAAGAGTAAAGGTCAAGAAATATTAATATCAATGAACTATGATTAGATTTATTATTAGCACTAATAAATGTTAACATCGATTCTTGTCAAGCACTATTAATGTAAACGATACTATTATGGATGGCTAATTATCTCGAGAAACAATTGGTTCATTCTCCAACATTGTAGTTATATTGTGTCGTTACAATATAAATCATGATGAGAAAAAGTTACAcaatattaattataaattatgtttgatattaattatttattatgctaataaagtcttatttatatttttttacgaGTAGTGACCAGAGGGAATGCACCAAATTTATTGGTTACAGTCTATGTACTTTTGTATACGATATCTAGTGATTCTGAACATAATTGATCAACATTGTATTCATTCATCTATAATAGACTATCGTATAGATGATTGAAGAAACATATATATCCACTATAACATACGACTAAGGTTACAATGAGTCGAGCTGGACAAGGAGCTAAAGGAAACAGAGATTGATCCCCATCAACCTTTAATTTTATAACGAAGAAAGCTGATATTAAAGTGGGTCGAAGCaatagagaaccaagaggattcTCTACTTGATAAGGTGGGAGAACCTCAATGTCCTTCGTGTTTTATCACTTAGGCAATAGAAAAAGAGGAAGCACATCCCTAATAGGAGAAAAATCCCTCTTAGTTAGAACGTGGTGGAAGGAGCTAAACAAAATCGAGTCAAACTGTTCTTAAAACTAAAAACACCTAATTGTCATAGTCCTCTGCCTAGGgtacaaaggcaaaggcaaagaagaagatagtagtATCAATTACACTATTGGAAAGAATAAGTCGGGCGACGAGACCCCTCCACAATCACATTTAATAACTTACtcagtccagagacatgacagctaCGTGGATAGCAATGCCTCGACCGATGATTGCAACGACGCCAAGAGCCGATAGTCCTATCTACATAATTTGAAGGTGGTGCATGAATCGAGGAGCAATATCTTACATATGCCACCCAAGATCCAAATCATGGAGTTCGACGAAGTACTAATCAAGTTTATGCATAGAAGATGGAGGGGAAGCTAATAGATGATTTTGAGCAAATATAACAGAGCCTACACAATATAGATATAAAGTGAAACTCATTGTATTCACAATTATTGTATTATAGATAATCTTACGACTAATAACAATATAGTGATAGTTGATTATACTTCTCTAAGCAACAGTACGATAATCGATCTTACGATATTTAGTAGATTAGTAACCAAAGTAGAAGTTATAATATTTAGTATACTCCACACCAATATATATCATATTCATCATTGCTTCGAGAGCAATCTTGAACACGTGGTTCACGATAATAAACCTATGACtatccacattgatgcaccaatgataaacggtgtatcagtatactatgtcgtgaaatcaatttcatgattggatcCAACAaacatatatagatacatatgatCGAGAGCCCCGATCCATTGCTCGTGGAGTTACGTCGTTTTATTTGGTGGTAGAACGAAGTATATTTatcgattgattacttaattcatttgaatattaagatttaaatcatataaaaaataatttaataatttaattttttaagataattcaatattaatgaaaGAATGATTGAGAACATACCATAAAACTACTCCTCAAAacccaaaaaaatataaaattatattttttaatttatattatttttactaaaattatactaaaattatatttatttttaacttaaaaaattctattctaactttgttttattttttaaatatttttatagatcTATTAGCTATTTTGGATGTACCATCCGTGTGCCCCATCGTACCATTGGTATCCTCAATACAGGACTCATTATATTGGTACGAACCAAAATTATAAACCTTGATCGTAACAAGTATAAAAGAGTTATGTCGTGTCTTCCTCACCATATAGAGCATGCAAAACACGTATGACAAAAGCAACAAAGAACGCTAAAGTAAAACATACATTTTAGATTGTCATCTGCTTCTGGAATGGTTGAAGATTACAGCACTCGATCACTGATGGTACAACCAATTACCGGAAGACAATAAAGCCAACACTTCAATGGAAGTTGGAGTGAGGTTCATATCAAGACCAACAAGCTTGTGAGCCACATATTCTACAAAATATTCTCCTACTTGAAATTTACAAACACCTTCCCTGCTAAAAGAAAACTATATTTTGCTATGGGAAGATCCAAGAATTGATTAATAGTTTAAACAAACAAGCACACACTCTTTTCTCTTTCCTGGCTGGAGGCCACTTATTGCTACAAATAGCAgatgtataataaaaaatattccttTGCTCAAAAGCAAAGTACAAGCAGTTATCTTCTGATCCATGCTGCTGGTAGGAATCCTTTAAGCTTCTTCCTAAAGATATTATGAAGCACCGAACCAACTAGAGGCCAAGTTGTAACAATTGCAATATAGGTTAGCAACCACAATGATGTCCGATAACGTCGAGAGAGCTGATTCATGGAACCCGTGACTGAAGCAGTCACATCAGGGATAGCATTGTCAGAACTCTCTTCCTCGACTCCTTGCCCTAATGAAACAGCAGACTGCTGAAGGTCTGCATGAACCTCTGTTCTATCTCCACTTTGGTCTCCATAAGCAACCTCATTCTCgggtttcatgtcatgatttattggATTGTGTAAGTCCTCTTTGTGCTCATCGTGTCCTTCATCACTTGTCATTGCAGCTACCATTCCATCTTCCATGACATTTACAAATGGGACTTTGTCGATGGATGACTCAAGCAAAGAATGCAAGCCATGAGTCGGAGCCTGCAACATGTAGTGGTGGCTCTCAAGTTGGATACAGAAATATAACAGTGTTAGCATGaagtaaaagataataataataataacatggcCACGAGCTTATTCAGAAGTATGGTAGAACAGCATGTCATTGCACCATTTTCTGTCCATGAATGAATGGACTAGTATGTAGAACACTAAGGAACTCACGGACAGCTTCAACCCACCTGTCAAATAAACCACCGTCAATTATGTAAACAATATTCAAAGTTATTTAATGTGTTATTGCTCAATGCATATTTGCTCACAGTAATCTAGATAAGACCTTAACAGTTCCTTGAGGTCATAATCTAGTAAAAGAGTAGAAGACAATGAACCAAATAGGTAAAGACTTGTATCATGCTCTATATCTGATGGTGGTTCATCACTTCAAGACCTCAATTCTCAGAAAAAAAGGGTGCAAAACAGGGAACGATCTAGGTTTGCTAAAAATACAGTTTCTAATATCTCCTAAGAATTAAGCCTGGAACCCGACAGAAAGATATAACCCTTCGCTTGATGATGGGACAGTAATAAATCCACATCAAGAGTTTGGGGAAACATCTCACAAAGAAACACTAACCATAACAAAGTCAAATTTCTCAAGAAGTTCGAAGTTTCATTCATGTCGTTTAAAAAAGGCAAATCcaaggaaagaaaaggaaggacaaCAGTACCACAAGCTTTGTGCTGTTAGGCCTTCAAAATATGCCAGATGTCCACCGTGAGCAGTAGTAGCCAAAACAATGTTCTTATTTGCCCTATACAAAGTACACGTCAATAAGATGATGGACTATAAATTTCCAGGAGAAATCTACTCTCTCTTCAGGAACTTAATATTCATGGTTATACCTGCATTCATCCCAAGGAATTGCTTCCTTTGTACAAAGTGGATCATCCAATGCACTGATGCACAGAAGTGGCACAACTATATTCCCAGTAAAATTCACACTGCTACAGCAGCGATAGAATGTATCCACCGTCTGAGAAAATTGAATGCAACTTAACTAATCCATGAAAGAAAATCCAAATGATACAGAGAGAAAATACTACCTCAAACTTTCCAACAAGGCAAGTGGCATGGCTGTCGAATTCCCGGACTGAGCATGACTGGTAAAAGCAAGAGTCAGAACTgagaaaaattagtaaaaaattaaaaataaaattcttaagcagtaaaagaaatataaaatctcATATCAAATATCTGCAGAAGAAAAAAGTTACAAAATTGACCCGGATGATAAGTTAAAGATGAAATCCCATATATGACACTGATTCACTAAATATTTCTCCTACAAACATGGCCAAGGTGTACCAACAACTTATCAATACATCAACATCTTTAAAGAGTCTACTAATCGGATTTATTTGACACACAAGTTATGAGAAGGTAGATAAATAACAAACAAAAACCTTACACatacacaaaaagaaaaagaactcatCAGGAGATCAATGCTCAGTAGTTActcttttcttaaaaaaaatgttGATTAATTGATTGTATCATCTATTGGACATATGTTCTTGAATATAGAAGGAATAAACTGAATCTCTGTCTACTTATTGATGTATTCTGCATACACAGTACACCTACTAATCAGATCAAGGGAATGCACGAGTTTTCTGATATTAGAAAGATTCCTTCTCACTAAAGCTGAATGTTTGCTTAATATCTCAACCAAATAAAAGATATACATGTTACGAGAATTAGTTGGCAAAGGCttaatcttttttcttttcacagaCAACTTGTGTAATCACAGGTAAATTCACTTTTTAAAACAATAATATTTGGAAAAGCAAACTCAATAAATTATAATGGTTAACCACTATCTGGCAAGATAACAAATGTATACCTTTCTTATACCCTCCCAGTTTGCTAGTCGAGCTAACACAGGCTTATGTCTGCATCAAAAGTAAGATCAGCAGTAAATCTGCAATAAAAGATACTTGAAATGCTAAAAACTTAAACTTAGTCCCCACATATCAATCAAATTCCTTTTGCAAACAAAATTCAGTAGGAACATACAATTTTGCATAATCCTTGAGACCCATTGTGAGGGCTCTGTTATAAAGTCGTTGGACTGGCTTTCGAGTAAGAAACCTGTCACAAACCTACACAATCGGCAAAATACCAATGACATTAAAAGAGAAGACTCTGATTTAACACCTGAAGAATGCTATGAATGTTAACTTGGGAGATCATAATTGAATTGAATAAGGcacaaaatatatatacatggtaAGTCTACTTGTGAAACAAACTTAATTCAACGTAATAAAGAAAATGTAACAAAGGCAACTTGGAAAGGGCAGCAAACTTCTAATATCCATCTAGGTCAATGGTCAGCATCAATAAATAACACACCTATGGTAAATGGAACAAAGAaatttctataatatattttataattatcttaaaaaattaatgtatatctatatattttgTGCCAACACAAATATATACCAAAATCATGGTCAAATGTCTGTTGGCGTGTCAactatgctttaaatttgaataactTAGAAATATCATGACAATTGAAAAAGAGGGCAAGGACCCACCCTTCAGGATAAAACAACACACTTCCCCTCAGGAAACCAAAAAAAGAAGGGTATGGCTGCTATAATAACTTCATATGAGCAGAAAAGTTATTGAATAAAAAATACATGATTAAAAAAGATGACTGATTACTTAAGTTCTTTGTAGTCCTCCAAATTATAGTTCCCATTTAAATTGAGAAGGATAAAAGGGAGGTATGAGAATAAGAAACAACAAGAGTTAATGGCATCAATTTCTTGAATGTCAACAACTAAAGTCATATAATTCCAAATGTCTAGGGTAGGCTACATGGTTCCTTTTTCAGCACAGCTATTTTGAGAGCAGCATTACAGGTTAAACTGAAAAAATCACATCATGAATTTCTCAGGCCAAAattattaaaaagataaaaaacactAAAACATGCTCTAGATCAAAAGGAAGGCTATTTTTCTGTTCCCCTAAGGAATATATGAAAATCTTGTGAAAGGCAACCACAAGCCATGCGGACGATGAAAAGATTGTAGTTCAAAGAGAACTGAACAGTCACTCAAGCTGGTCCCAGACTAAGACCAGAAGGAATATTTCTCATATGACTTACAACTAATGAATTTCTTTGGACACCGAAAGGAAGCTTAGTTACGTTAACTAACCACTAAATCCCATGGAGAACATATAGATGCAGCCCCAGTAACAGGTGTATTGTCCTCATCTTCTCCAAGATACTTCACCTAAACTTGAACATGGAAAAAGAATATCATAACAAAAGAATTCCTTGGATATATGAGGTACTTCTAAAAATGTTGCATAACTGCATTAAACCATAGAAAATAAGCTATTGGAAAAGCATATAGCAAAATGCCTACTTTCTATTGCATCATCAACTGAGATAAATTGAATTCTTAATGAAAAGCATGGAGTATAAAATATTACAAGTGCCAAGATATAAGCCAACTCATATAATCCACAGCTGCATTGATCAATTCATGCTCCTGATAATCAATTCAGAACTTAGAAGTTGGCCCATTGAAGCACAGGTGGATATTAGTGGAGACTAAAAGCAGCCAGGCCCcattaaagttttaaaattatattattcttaTTGACATATATCAACCGTACTAAGAGACACAAAGGTATGTAAATGAGGACTTAAAGGAATCAATTTctttaaaaaagataaataaaaatagtAGCCTTGAAGATCTAATATTTTGTAATAGGAAATCTTGTATGTCTTTGTTTTTTACCATACAAGAACTTGTAATTTTCATATGATCTCAGACGATAGTTATTCGATTGAAAGAAGGGCATACTGGCCAAGAGAGTTAAAGGTTTGATTTTCTTTTTAGATTTAGGCCTAATAAGCTACTTCAACAAATATTTAGATATTGCCAAGAAAATTTTAGGACAAGTAGAACTTGGAACTCATAAAATAGTTAAAGCACAAAgtagttatttttatttcttctatTGTATAGCTGTAAGTATAATAATCAATAATTAGGTCAGAAATCCTAGTCATTTATTTAAAACAATATATATACTTGCAAAGGTAGTAACATTTCAGTATGGCCCTCCAAACAACTGCAAATGCAACACTGCCTTGAAAGGCAATGCTGGAAGATGATAGCCCATATTTTGCAACATGAGCTAAATTCATGTATCATTAGGCAACTTGCACAGAAATTAGTCCAAAGTAGATAACCTGCATAAAACCTTGTCATATCTCTTGCACCACATGCAGTATGTTTCACATGGACAAAAGAAGCTCATACAGCATTAAACAAAGAGCTCTTGTATGCAGACCAGAATATTAGCACCAACACTCGTTCCAACAGCAAAGATATGAGCTTTTGGATATTCCTGATGAAGGTGATTGATGACTTCCCGAACATCTTCAGTCCATCCAGCATTATAGAAGCAATCAGACTGTAAAAGTAGCAATAAAACCTCAAATAATGCCACAATCGCAATTGTCCTAAATAGATGTTGTAAGTTGTAACTTTGAGACACAAATCAAACAATGCATATTCACATTGTTCTAGTAAGTTGTCTTTCCCCAGGGAAAGATGACAGATATGGCCTTTGTGTGTGCGTATGTAGTTTGCATGTGTGTTCTTTCATGTGTGGTATCTAGAACATAATCCTATGGTGAATAGCTACAGAATATAACAAACGATGAATATATTCCATGGATAATGCTAGAGTCTAGGTGTAGCTCACCATACCAATGAGGCATGAtgcattcacataatatcataacAGTTCAATTCTAAGTTGGACTAATCCAAAAGATGAAACTGGAAAACAAAAGATCAAAATCTATAGGTCCTTACCACTAATATTGGATGAGACCAGTGCCTGGAAGTGATGCATATAAGTAAGTAACTCGTTCAAACCTTGTCTTATCCTGGAAAAATGCTTACATAGAACAACTCATATAAGACGTGGACTCTGATGTCATTAAGGTTTAATATTACTCAAAGGGATGATATTTCCATGCTGTGATGTTCTGGAAATTATATAATTAGAGATTagccagaagaaaaaaaattagttgTTTGATTAGGAAAAAAAAGACTCCCATGACACAATCCTTGAAACTAGTAATTATCATATTTGTTGCTACATTATACTAGGATTGACTTGGGGGGGGAAAGGAATATAATCACTTTTCAGTGAAACAAATACTGAAATATGGAAACAAAAATCATACAGTGATGGAGATGCCGGCCAAGCCACGATGATTGCTCACAACAACATTCCACCCCTGTTTTGCCATCACATATGTCAAGTGCTTTACGTACTGCAGGGTTCAAATTGACAGTACCAACATCAGATACTTTTTGAAATATCAAAA comes from Musa acuminata AAA Group cultivar baxijiao chromosome BXJ3-3, Cavendish_Baxijiao_AAA, whole genome shotgun sequence and encodes:
- the LOC135584959 gene encoding uncharacterized protein LOC135584959 isoform X1; the protein is MSPASMASAACVDEISAAGLFLRAVAMVPAAHYLAASLLVLLSLFYNLFEFHFLRDLLHGFRGDPVVLTFNPASKIYEGVVSKCRIFHRRYLPTPWLASPHLQTAFLHFFGKPPCVTYRRQLFSVRDGGTIALDWLLASDVAGGYSNMDKVISKDDTAPLVIVIPGLTSDSASPYVKHLTYVMAKQGWNVVVSNHRGLAGISITSDCFYNAGWTEDVREVINHLHQEYPKAHIFAVGTSVGANILVKYLGEDEDNTPVTGAASICSPWDLVVCDRFLTRKPVQRLYNRALTMGLKDYAKLHKPVLARLANWEGIRKSCSVREFDSHATCLVGKFETVDTFYRCCSSVNFTGNIVVPLLCISALDDPLCTKEAIPWDECRANKNIVLATTAHGGHLAYFEGLTAQSLWWVEAVREFLSVLHTSPFIHGQKMAPTHGLHSLLESSIDKVPFVNVMEDGMVAAMTSDEGHDEHKEDLHNPINHDMKPENEVAYGDQSGDRTEVHADLQQSAVSLGQGVEEESSDNAIPDVTASVTGSMNQLSRRYRTSLWLLTYIAIVTTWPLVGSVLHNIFRKKLKGFLPAAWIRR
- the LOC135584959 gene encoding embryogenesis-associated protein EMB8-like isoform X2, with translation MSPASMASAACVDEISAAGLFLRAVAMVPAAHYLAASLLVLLSLFYNLFEFHFLRDLLHGFRGDPVVLTFNPASKIYEGVVSKCRIFHRRYLPTPWLASPHLQTAFLHFFGKPPCVTYRRQLFSVRDGGTIALDWLLASDVAGGYSNMDKVISKDDTAPLVIVIPGLTSDSASPYVKHLTYVMAKQGWNVVVSNHRGLAGISITSDCFYNAGWTEDVREVINHLHQEYPKAHIFAVGTSVGANILVKYLGEDEDNTPVTGAASICSPWDLVVCDRFLTRKPVQRLYNRALTMGLKDYAKLHKPVLARLANWEGIRKSCSVREFDSHATCLVGKFETVDTFYRCCSSVNFTGNIVVPLLCISALDDPLCTKEAIPWDECRANKNIVLATTAHGGHLAYFEGLTAQSLWWVEAVREFLSVLHTSPFIHGQKMVQ